From a region of the Geothrix sp. 21YS21S-2 genome:
- the thiE gene encoding thiamine phosphate synthase produces MNGVHLVTDRGLCRGRSLEAIVLAAVRGGAASVQLREKDLATRPFVEEAVRLKALLAPWKVPLIINDRVDVALAAGADGVHVGQQDMPCALVRRLMPGALIGLSVETWEDVERAQDEPVDYLGVSPVFATPTKTDTLGAWGLEGLARIRAFSRHPLVAIGGVNLETIAAVAKAGAHGAAVVSAICSAEEPEQACRELLRRFTN; encoded by the coding sequence GTGAACGGCGTCCACCTCGTCACCGACCGCGGCCTCTGCCGCGGCCGGTCCCTGGAGGCCATCGTCCTGGCCGCGGTGCGGGGCGGCGCCGCCAGCGTCCAGCTGCGGGAGAAGGATCTGGCCACCCGCCCCTTCGTGGAGGAGGCGGTCCGCCTCAAGGCCCTGCTCGCGCCCTGGAAGGTTCCGCTCATCATCAACGACCGCGTGGACGTGGCCCTGGCCGCCGGGGCCGACGGGGTCCACGTGGGCCAGCAGGACATGCCCTGCGCCCTGGTGCGCCGCCTCATGCCCGGGGCCCTCATCGGCCTCTCCGTGGAGACCTGGGAGGACGTGGAGCGCGCCCAGGACGAACCCGTGGACTACCTCGGCGTGAGCCCGGTCTTCGCGACGCCCACAAAGACCGATACCCTCGGCGCCTGGGGCCTGGAGGGACTGGCGCGCATCCGGGCCTTCTCCCGCCATCCCCTGGTGGCCATCGGGGGCGTGAACCTGGAGACCATCGCCGCCGTGGCGAAGGCCGGCGCCCACGGGGCGGCGGTGGTGTCGGCAATCTGCTCGGCGGAGGAACCGGAACAGGCCTGCCGGGAGCTTCTCAGGAGATTCACCAACTGA
- a CDS encoding thiopeptide-type bacteriocin biosynthesis protein: MAHPTAPTSPFDPDLVCQAPPGPFRPGPQWGLEEARSCPPGSEWLDVRIHVGPEDADSILSELLATLRGITVQAWDRWFFVRGTDSGPHLRLRFHGVPSQLGGNLLPLIRRILAPHLRSGTCWKLQVDTYEREIERFGGLEGMLLAEAWFEQDSERVLDLLRACGREAGAGLRWQQAFRGLDTLLSHLGLSLAGKLRVVDAMRDGLCPDVDGGPRLHLGERYQALRRDLEAWIPGPGQRSPAILPDPRLHRQRTCLNRLAGASVEGRLSQPLEELASSLAHLLVNRYIRASHGAHERVLSDFLGRVYRSQLARVGLSRDKMVG, translated from the coding sequence ATGGCCCACCCGACCGCCCCCACGTCCCCCTTCGACCCGGACCTCGTCTGCCAGGCGCCTCCCGGGCCGTTCCGCCCCGGCCCGCAGTGGGGCCTGGAGGAGGCCAGGTCCTGTCCGCCGGGCTCCGAGTGGCTCGACGTCAGGATCCACGTCGGCCCCGAGGACGCGGACTCCATCCTTTCCGAACTGCTTGCGACCCTCCGGGGCATCACGGTCCAGGCCTGGGACCGGTGGTTCTTCGTGCGGGGAACGGACTCCGGGCCCCACCTCCGCCTGCGCTTCCACGGCGTGCCCTCCCAGCTGGGCGGGAACCTGCTGCCCCTGATCCGCCGCATCCTGGCCCCCCACCTGAGGTCCGGCACCTGCTGGAAGCTCCAGGTGGACACGTACGAAAGGGAGATCGAGCGGTTCGGCGGCCTCGAGGGCATGCTCCTCGCCGAGGCCTGGTTCGAGCAGGACAGCGAGCGGGTCCTGGACCTGCTGCGGGCGTGCGGGAGGGAGGCGGGCGCGGGCCTGCGGTGGCAGCAGGCCTTCCGCGGCCTCGACACGCTCCTTTCGCACCTGGGCCTGAGCCTCGCGGGCAAGCTGAGGGTGGTGGACGCCATGAGGGACGGCCTCTGCCCCGACGTCGACGGCGGGCCGCGCCTCCATCTGGGAGAGCGGTACCAGGCCCTGCGCAGGGACCTGGAGGCCTGGATTCCGGGCCCGGGCCAGCGCTCCCCGGCCATCCTGCCGGACCCCCGCCTCCACCGCCAGCGCACCTGCCTGAACCGCCTGGCCGGGGCGTCCGTGGAGGGCAGGCTCTCGCAGCCCCTGGAGGAGCTGGCCTCCAGCCTGGCGCACCTGCTGGTGAACCGCTACATCCGCGCGTCCCACGGCGCCCACGAACGGGTCCTGTCGGACTTCCTGGGGCGGGTCTACCGTTCCCAGCTCGCCCGGGTCGGCCTCTCGCGGGATAAGATGGTGGGCTAG
- the thiM gene encoding hydroxyethylthiazole kinase, translating into MPESEALKTWEALTAVRAQAPVVHNITNYVVMNTTANALLALGASPVMAHAEEEMEDMVGISSALVLNIGTLSRDWVKAMFLAAECATRRGIPIVLDPVGAGATRYRTTTVRELLAAFRPAIIRGNASEIMAICGAGAGTKGVDSLDASQDAVAAARALFEAHGSAVCVSGATDFIVGARTVRIHSGHPLMTRVTGLGCTASALCGAFAAVTPDPVLAAAQAMAVMGVCGEIAAAKADGPGTLQLHFLDALHRLTEADLKGRLRSDVA; encoded by the coding sequence ATGCCCGAATCCGAAGCCCTGAAGACCTGGGAGGCCCTCACGGCCGTCCGCGCCCAGGCCCCCGTCGTGCACAACATCACCAACTACGTCGTCATGAACACCACGGCCAACGCCCTGCTGGCGCTGGGCGCCTCGCCGGTGATGGCCCACGCCGAGGAGGAGATGGAGGACATGGTGGGCATCTCCTCCGCCCTGGTGCTCAACATCGGGACCCTCAGCCGCGACTGGGTCAAGGCGATGTTCCTGGCCGCGGAATGCGCCACGAGGCGCGGCATCCCCATCGTGCTGGACCCCGTGGGCGCAGGCGCCACGCGGTACCGCACCACGACCGTCCGCGAGCTCCTGGCGGCCTTCCGGCCCGCCATCATCCGGGGCAACGCCTCCGAGATCATGGCCATCTGCGGCGCCGGCGCGGGCACCAAGGGCGTGGACAGCCTGGACGCGTCCCAGGACGCGGTCGCCGCGGCCCGGGCCCTCTTCGAGGCGCACGGCTCGGCGGTGTGCGTGAGCGGCGCCACGGACTTCATCGTCGGGGCCCGGACCGTGCGCATCCACAGCGGCCATCCCCTCATGACCCGCGTCACGGGCCTGGGCTGCACGGCTTCGGCCCTGTGCGGCGCCTTCGCCGCCGTGACTCCCGACCCGGTCCTGGCCGCCGCCCAGGCCATGGCGGTCATGGGCGTCTGCGGGGAGATCGCCGCCGCCAAGGCCGACGGCCCCGGCACCCTCCAGCTGCATTTCCTGGACGCCCTGCACCGCCTCACCGAGGCCGACCTCAAGGGGCGCCTGCGTTCGGACGTCGCGTGA